One stretch of Aeromicrobium fastidiosum DNA includes these proteins:
- a CDS encoding DUF3017 domain-containing protein — protein sequence MPRSRGSQFYLVQLVAVVTGLVLVALGQWRVGVGGIGVAFVVGAFARSVVPIDHTGMLRVRGKAFDIVWMTVLGVALVVLPFLIPDQPG from the coding sequence ATGCCCCGCAGCCGAGGCTCGCAGTTCTACCTGGTGCAGCTCGTCGCCGTCGTCACGGGCCTCGTGCTGGTCGCGCTGGGTCAGTGGCGCGTCGGCGTCGGCGGCATCGGGGTGGCGTTCGTCGTCGGTGCCTTCGCCCGATCCGTCGTGCCGATCGACCACACGGGCATGCTGCGGGTGCGCGGCAAGGCCTTCGACATCGTGTGGATGACAGTGCTGGGCGTCGCGCTGGTCGTGCTGCCCTTCCTCATCCCCGACCAGCCGGGCTGA
- a CDS encoding malate dehydrogenase, which yields MSTPPVKVAVTGAAGQIGYSLLFRLASGALLGPDTPIQLRLLEITPALKSLEGVVMELDDCAFPTLDSVEIGDDPNHIFDGVNLALLVGARPRTKGMERGDLLSANGAIFTGQGKALNDHAADDVRIGVTGNPANTNALIAMTNAPDIPQERFSALTRLDHNRAISQLAAKTGSKVSDITKMTIWGNHSATQYPDIFHAEIGGKNAAEVVGDQSWIENDFIPTVAKRGAAIIEARGASSAASAASATIDAARTWLTGTPEGDWASMAVRSDGSYGVPEGLIYSFPVTTSNGDWEIVQGLEIDDFSRAKMDATAQELVEERDAVTELGLI from the coding sequence GTGAGCACACCCCCCGTCAAGGTCGCCGTCACCGGTGCCGCCGGCCAGATCGGCTACAGCCTCCTCTTCCGCCTCGCCAGCGGTGCCCTGCTCGGCCCCGACACCCCCATCCAGCTGCGGCTGCTCGAGATCACGCCGGCGCTCAAGTCGCTCGAGGGCGTCGTCATGGAGCTCGACGACTGCGCGTTCCCGACCCTCGACTCCGTCGAGATCGGCGACGACCCCAACCACATCTTCGACGGCGTCAACCTGGCCCTGCTGGTCGGCGCTCGCCCGCGCACCAAGGGCATGGAGCGCGGTGACCTGCTCTCGGCCAACGGTGCGATCTTCACGGGCCAGGGCAAGGCGCTCAACGACCACGCCGCCGACGACGTCCGCATCGGCGTGACCGGCAACCCTGCCAACACCAACGCCCTGATCGCGATGACCAACGCTCCCGACATCCCGCAGGAGCGGTTCTCCGCCCTGACCCGCCTCGACCACAACCGGGCGATCTCGCAGCTGGCCGCCAAGACCGGTTCGAAGGTCTCCGACATCACGAAGATGACGATCTGGGGCAACCACTCGGCCACCCAGTACCCCGACATCTTCCACGCCGAGATCGGTGGCAAGAACGCCGCCGAGGTCGTGGGCGACCAGTCGTGGATCGAGAACGACTTCATCCCCACCGTCGCCAAGCGCGGCGCGGCGATCATCGAGGCGCGCGGCGCGTCGTCCGCGGCTTCGGCGGCGTCAGCCACGATCGACGCGGCCCGCACGTGGCTGACCGGCACGCCCGAGGGCGACTGGGCGTCGATGGCGGTGCGCTCCGACGGCTCGTACGGCGTCCCAGAGGGCCTGATCTACTCGTTCCCCGTCACGACCAGCAACGGTGACTGGGAGATCGTCCAGGGGCTCGAGATCGACGACTTCAGCCGCGCCAAGATGGACGCGACGGCCCAGGAGCTCGTCGAGGAGCGCGACGCCGTCACCGAGCTCGGCCTGATCTGA
- a CDS encoding bifunctional methylenetetrahydrofolate dehydrogenase/methenyltetrahydrofolate cyclohydrolase, whose amino-acid sequence MTAQILDGKAAAAAIKGELRERVTALRERGIVPGLGTILVGSDPGSQWYVAGKHRDCAEVGIESIRVDLPETATQAEVEAAIDQLNADPSCTGYILQLPLPKGLDENAAIGRIDPLKDADGLHPTNLGWLVLGREAPLPCTPRGIIELLRRHDVPIAGQHVVVVGRGITVGRPMGLLLTRRSENATVTLCHTGTTDLAAEVRRADIVIAAAGVPGIISADMVKPGAALLDVGVSRDENGIVGDVDPAAHEVAGWISPNPGGVGPMTRALLLANVVDTAERLNP is encoded by the coding sequence GTGACTGCGCAGATCCTCGACGGCAAGGCGGCTGCGGCCGCGATCAAGGGCGAGCTCCGCGAGCGGGTGACCGCACTGCGCGAGCGCGGGATCGTCCCCGGCCTCGGCACGATCCTGGTCGGCAGCGATCCCGGCAGCCAGTGGTACGTCGCGGGCAAGCACCGCGACTGCGCCGAGGTCGGCATCGAGTCGATCCGCGTCGACCTGCCTGAGACGGCCACGCAGGCCGAGGTCGAGGCGGCGATCGACCAGCTCAACGCCGACCCCTCGTGCACGGGCTACATCCTGCAGCTGCCGCTGCCCAAGGGCCTCGACGAGAACGCGGCGATCGGTCGCATCGACCCGCTCAAGGACGCCGACGGCCTGCACCCGACCAACCTCGGCTGGCTCGTGCTGGGCCGGGAGGCACCGCTGCCCTGCACGCCCCGCGGCATCATCGAGCTGCTGCGCCGCCACGACGTCCCCATCGCCGGCCAGCACGTCGTGGTCGTGGGGCGCGGCATCACGGTCGGACGTCCGATGGGCCTGCTCCTGACCCGCCGCAGCGAGAACGCCACCGTGACCCTGTGCCACACCGGCACGACCGACCTCGCCGCCGAGGTGCGCCGCGCTGACATCGTGATCGCCGCGGCCGGCGTGCCGGGCATCATCTCGGCCGACATGGTCAAGCCGGGTGCCGCGCTGCTCGACGTCGGTGTCAGCCGCGACGAGAACGGCATCGTCGGCGACGTCGATCCCGCCGCGCACGAGGTGGCCGGCTGGATCTCGCCCAACCCCGGGGGCGTCGGTCCCATGACGCGCGCCTTGCTGCTGGCCAACGTCGTCGACACCGCCGAGCGCCTGAACCCGTGA